The Fimbriimonas ginsengisoli Gsoil 348 genome window below encodes:
- a CDS encoding GNAT family N-acetyltransferase: MPRYRVDIRAMKREEVDWAVQLAAKEGWNPGLSDAECFYRTDPEGFLIGLLDGEPVGCISAVRYPEGFGFMGFYIVLPEHRGKGYSLDLWKVAMDRMQGYNAGGDGVVEMIPKYLSAGFNLAYRNIRYGGSPPSLARNSPDVVQIGPNSDGLHVTFDEVAAYDRRCFPAPRDSFLRCWLNNPSYAVVSDGRLKGYGTIRRCWEGFKIGPLFADDAAVADELFRALCHRTDGEGPVFLDVPEPNAAAVKLAESNGLKKVFETARIYTGPAPDIDLDKVFGVTTFELG; this comes from the coding sequence ATGCCACGATATCGCGTGGATATCCGCGCGATGAAACGGGAAGAGGTGGATTGGGCCGTCCAACTCGCGGCGAAAGAAGGGTGGAACCCGGGACTCAGTGACGCCGAGTGCTTCTACCGGACCGACCCCGAAGGATTCCTTATCGGACTGCTAGATGGAGAACCCGTGGGGTGCATCTCCGCCGTCCGGTATCCCGAAGGTTTCGGGTTCATGGGGTTCTACATCGTATTGCCCGAGCATCGGGGCAAGGGCTATAGCCTCGACCTATGGAAAGTGGCGATGGACCGAATGCAGGGGTACAACGCCGGCGGCGATGGCGTCGTCGAGATGATCCCGAAGTACCTGTCCGCCGGGTTCAATCTCGCCTATCGAAACATCCGTTATGGCGGCTCCCCACCGTCCCTCGCGCGCAACTCGCCGGATGTGGTTCAGATCGGCCCCAATTCGGACGGGCTGCACGTCACGTTCGACGAAGTCGCCGCCTACGACCGGCGATGCTTTCCGGCGCCTCGCGACTCGTTCCTTCGCTGCTGGCTAAACAACCCAAGCTATGCCGTCGTTTCCGACGGCCGGTTGAAGGGTTACGGAACTATCCGGCGATGCTGGGAAGGCTTCAAAATCGGCCCGCTCTTCGCCGATGACGCCGCCGTCGCCGATGAGTTGTTTCGAGCGCTTTGCCATCGAACAGACGGCGAAGGCCCCGTTTTCCTTGATGTCCCGGAACCGAATGCTGCCGCCGTGAAGCTGGCCGAAAGCAACGGCCTGAAGAAAGTTTTCGAAACCGCCCGAATCTACACCGGCCCCGCGCCGGACATCGATCTCGATAAAGTGTTCGGCGTGACCACCTTTGAATTAGGCTAG